A DNA window from Arachis duranensis cultivar V14167 chromosome 3, aradu.V14167.gnm2.J7QH, whole genome shotgun sequence contains the following coding sequences:
- the LOC107477305 gene encoding glucan endo-1,3-beta-glucosidase-like, translated as MLFMFFLGLLLSIGLEFIAAQSPEPGICYGVNGNNLPSKKETIDIFKSNGITKIRIYFPDAEALEALRGSNIELTVDVAKESLQAISSDPNAAKGWVNTNIVPYSQDVRFKYITVGNEIHPGDVEAQYILSGMQNIHDALASSNLGQIKVSTSIDLSLLGNSYPPSDGAFSEAATAYMQQIVNFLVPNGSPLLANIYPYFAYASDQVNIPLEYALFTQQGNNAVGYQNLFDAMLDSTYAALEKIGANNLQIVVSESGWPSSGGVGASIQNGGAYYQNLINHVKSGTGTPKRPNQPIETYLFAMWDENLKPGAETERHFGLLHADKSRKYELHFHGN; from the exons ATGCTTTTCATGTTTTTTCTTGGACTTTTATTGTCCATTGGACTGGAATTTATAG CTGCACAATCCCCGGAGCCAGGAATATGCTATGGAGTGAACGGTAACAATCTACCATCAAAGAAAGAAACCATTGATATATTCAAATCAAATGGAATCACTAAGATACGTATATACTTTCCTGATGCTGAAGCCTTGGAAGCCCTAAGAGGTTCAAACATAGAGTTAACAGTAGATGTTGCAAAAGAATCTCTTCAAGCTATTTCTTCAGATCCTAATGCAGCAAAGGGTTGGGTCAACACAAATATTGTACCCTATTCACAAGACGTCAGATTCAAATACATCACAGTTGGTAATGAAATTCACCCTGGTGACGTTGAAGCACAATACATTTTATCTGGCATGCAAAACATTCATGATGCActtgcatcatccaatttaggTCAAATTAAAGTCTCCACTTCAATTGATTTAAGCCTACTTGGAAATTCATACCCACCTAGTGATGGAGCTTTCAGTGAAGCTGCTACTGCTTACATGCAACAAATTGTTAATTTCTTAGTCCCAAATGGGTCACCACTTCTTGCTAATATATATCCCTATTTTGCTTATGCTAGTGATCAAGTAAATATACCATTAGAATATGCTCTTTTTACTCAACAAGGTAACAATGCTGTTGGGTACCAGAATTTGTTTGATGCTATGCTGGATTCAACGTATGCTGCTTTGGAGAAAATAGGTGCAAATAATTTACAAATTGTTGTGTCTGAGAGTGGGTGGCCAAGTTCTGGTGGAGTTGGAGCTTCAATTCAAAATGGAGGTGCTTACtatcaaaatttgattaatCATGTTAAGAGTGGGACTGGGACCCCAAAGAGACCCAATCAACCTATAGAGACTTATTTGTTTGCTATGTGGGATGAGAATCTGAAGCCAGGTGCAGAAACTGAGAGGCATTTTGGGCTTTTACATGCTGATAAATCACGCAAATACGAACTTCATTTTCACGGGAACTAA